From Candoia aspera isolate rCanAsp1 chromosome 4, rCanAsp1.hap2, whole genome shotgun sequence, a single genomic window includes:
- the LOC134496718 gene encoding vomeronasal type-2 receptor 26-like, with protein sequence MKSCKVNDPLPILHNYFQPGDVIIGAITSLVLMPPNPATFYEDPHQSFIREPMVQTKFYQHILALIFAVKEINENPEILPNITLGFNIFDSYDGTWTYHATMKHFSPLKRLIPNYKCGLQNNLLSVMGALYSETSILMGDILRNYKVPQFIYGSHPEMQDQRESFSFYQMVPDESYEYKGLLHLLVHFGWTWVGIIVKEDDGGRFVRMTFSMFPLHGLCIAFLQRMRPIYISSLAEDLEWLVETYQLSMKSKANAVVVYERTLLHLRLLLHLPKMELVSMEPKGKVWIMASQMDLASVFYQRSWDIQDIQGALSFAVYSKEVPGFQQFVQARDHFLSGEDGFIKDVWVHAFGCEFPSPLEHEKDSGICSTREKLENLPGAFFEMSMTGHSYNIYNSVYVVAHAFHALQIEQRQERKLYKGKLNLQEQQSWKLHQFLKSISFNNSAGDEILFDQKRKLIVGFDIINWVTFPNQSFHRVKVGKLDPWTSEDKIFTIHDGAITWHSTFNQTQPISVCTKSCLPGNFRRKQEGKQVCCFDCLPCPKKKMSSQKDRDGCSECPEDQYPNKDQDSCLPKKTAFLSYEEPMGIGLVILALFFSLCTVVVLATFLKYHNTPIVKANNRNLRYILLISLLLCFLCSLQFLVAPDNIICLLQQISFGIIFSVAVSSVLAKTITVVLAFMATKPGSRMRKWVGRGLATSIVLSCSLIQAGISTVWLLTFPPFPDADTHSEIQEIILQCNEGSATMFYCVLGYMGFLAVASFIVAFFSRKLPSSFNEAKCLTFSMLIFCSVWLSFVPSYLSTKGKYMVAVEVFSILASSAGLLGCIYFPKCYIILVRPDLNNREQLIKRKN encoded by the exons ATGAAAAGTTGCAAGGTTAATGATCCTCTGCCTATTCTTCACAATTATTTCCAACCCGGTGACGTCATCATAGGTGCCATTACTTCTCTTGTCCTCATGCCCCCAAATCCAGCTACCTTCTATGAAGATCCCCACCAATCATTTATAAGAGAACCCAT GGTCCAGACTAAGTTTTATCAGCATATTTTGGCTTTGATTtttgctgtgaaggagatcaatgaaaaCCCTGAGATTTTGCCCAACATCACCTTGGGCTTCAATATTTTTGACAGCTATGATGGGACATGGACTTATCATGCCACAATGAAACATTTTTCACCTTTGAAGAGACTGATCCCCAATTATAAGTGTGGCCTCCAGAACAACCTGCTCTCAGTCATGGGGGCTCTTTATTCTGAAACCTCCATTTTAATGGGAGATATCTTGAGAAACTACAAAGTTCCACAG TTCATATATGGGTCACATCCAGAGATGCAGGATCAAAGGGAATCCTTTTCCTTCTATCAAATGGTCCCTGATGAAAGCTACGAATACAAAGGGCTGCTTCATCTGCTTGTGCACTTTGGGTGGACCTGGGTTGGCATCATTGTAAAAGAAGATGATGGTGGACGATTTGTGAGGATGACATTTTCAATGTTTCCTCTTCATGGCCTTTGTATTGCCTTCTTACAAAGAATGAGACCAATTTACATCAGTAGTTTAGCTGAAGATCTGGAATGGCTAGTAGAAACATACCAGCTTTCAATGAAGAGCAAAGCCAATGCAGTGGTGGTCTATGAAAGAACTCTTCTGCATTTGAGGTTACTGCTACATCTTCCTAAAATGGAACTAGTGTCTATGGAGCCTAAAGGTAAGGTGTGGATCATGGCCTCCCAAATGGATCTTGCATCAGTGTTTTACCAAAGGAGCTGGGACATTCAAGACATCCAGGGTGCCCTGTCCTTTGCAGTTTACTCCAAAGAAGTTCCAGGATTTCAGCAATTTGTTCAGGCAAGGGACCATTTCTTATCAGGAGAAGATGGCTTTATCAAAGATGTGTGGGTACATGCATTTGGCTGTGAATTTCCCAGTCCCTTGGAGCATGAGAAAGACAGTGGCATTTGCAGTACGAGGGAGAAACTGGAGAACCTTCCTGGGGCTttttttgaaatgagcatgactggCCATAGTTACAATATATATAATTCAGTGTATGTTGTGGCACATGCATTCCATGCCCTGCAGATTGAACAAAGACAGGAAAGAAAACTGTACAAAGGGAAACTGAATCTTCAGGAGCAACAGTCATGGAAG CTGCACCAGTTTCTGAAAAGCATTTCATTTAATAACAGTGCTGGGGATGAGATTTTGTTTGATCAGAAGCGGAAACTGATTGTTGGATTTGATATTATaaactgggtcacattcccaaaccagtccTTCCATCGAGTGAAAGTTGGGAAGCTGGATCCCTGGACTTCTGAAGACAAAATCTTCACCATTCATGATGGAGCCATTACCTGGCACAGCACCTTCAACCAA ACACAACCTATTTCTGTATGTACTAAGAGCTGCCTCCCTGGTAATTTCAGGAGAAAACAAGAGGGGAAGCAAGTTTGCTGCTTTGATTGTCTTCCATGTCCTAAAAAGAAAATGTCAAGCCAGAAGG ACAGGGATGGCTGCTCCGAATgcccagaagatcaatatccaaataAGGACCAAGATTCATGTCTTCCCAAGAAAACAGCTTTCTTGTCCTATGAAGAACCAATGGGAATAGGTTTAGTCATTCTggcactttttttctctctctgcacagttgtggtgctggcaacatttttaaagtatcacaatactcccattgtcaaggccaatAACAGAAACCTCAGATACATTCTACTCATCTCTCTCCTACTCTGCTTCCTTTGCTCGCTGCAGTTCCTTGTTGCCCCTGACAATATAATATGTCTCCTCCAACAAATcagttttggcatcatcttctccgtGGCTGTGTCTTCTGTGCTGGCAAAAACCATCACTGTTGTTCTGgcattcatggccaccaagccaggatcaaggatgaggaagtgggtgggaagaggactggccacctccattgttctttcttgttccttGATTCAAGCAGGCATCTCCACAGTGTGGCTTCTCACATTTCCACCATTCCCTGATGCTGACACCCATTCAGAAATTCAGGAAATcatcctgcagtgcaatgaaggctcagctaccatgttctactgtgtcctgggctacatgggctttctggcagTTGCCAGTTTCATAGTAGCCTTTTTCTCCAGGAAGCTCCCCAGCAGTTTCAATGAGGCCAAATGTCTCACATTCAGCATGCtgatcttctgcagtgtgtggctctcctttgttccctcctacctgagcaccaaagggaaatacatggtggctgtggaggttttctccattttggcctctagtgctgggttgctgggctgcatatatttccccaaatgttacatAATCCTTGTTAGGCCTGACCTAAACAACAGGGAACAACTCATTAAGAGAAAAAATTAG